CAGCACCTGTGGTGCGCGAGCTTTGTACTCTTTCAGTAGTTTCAGCGACCACTCATAGTCTGAACCTGGGCGCACCTTACGGTATAAGCTAGGTACGGTTTCAAGGTTGTGGTTGAATACATCTGGTGGTGTCTGTTGCAAAATATCTAGCGCAATATCCATTCGACCACGAAAATCAGGCACTAGCACTTCTATTTCGATTTTAGGGCTCAAAATGCGCGTTTCTCTAATGCAATCAACAAAGTGACCAGCACCGCCATCTCTCAGGTCGTCACGATCGACCGAAGTGATCACTACATAACGCAAGCCCATATCAGCAATAGCTTCTGCGAGTTGAGCAGGCTCATTCTGATCTAGTGGTTTTGGGCGGCCATGAGCTACATCACAAAATGGACATCGGCGGGTGCAGATGTCCCCCATGATCATAAAGGTAGCAGTACCACCACCAAAGCATTCGCCTAAATTGGGACAAGAGGCTTCTTCGCAAACCGTATGCAGTTTGTGCTTTCTAAGCTTTTTCTTAATGTTATCAATCTTGGGCGTTGCCGGAACACGAACACGTATCCAGTCGGGCTTGCGCGGCATTTTATCTGTCGCGATTACTTTCACCGGGATGCGTGCGACCTTCTCAGCCCCACGCAGTTTTACCCCTGTCTCTACTCGCCTACTTTTTGCAGCTTCCGCTTTTTCGGTGCCAGTACTATTATCCGACTCTTTCATGGTTCAACTCATTTTGCTAGTTCTTAACCCTCAACCAGTAGTTGGCAGTAAGGTCATTTTAAAATTCAGGTAGCTCGTGGGTAACGTTCACGGCTTGATAACCAAACGCTTCAGTCAGCTTGGACTGTAACTTTTCGGCTACATCATCAATCAACAATGGACACGCGTCTGATGGCGAATAGTATTGCTCTAATGTTTGTTGATTCAGCCCTTTTAACTGCACTATCTCCATCCCTTGGTAGCCACAGGGATTTATGCGAGAAAAAGGCTCAAGGTCCATATCGATATTGAGACTTAACCCATGAAAAGAGCGTCCTTTTCGGATTCTAAGCCCTAATGAGGCGATTTTCGCCTCTCCTACATAAACGCCAGGCGCATCTTTTCGCGCTGCTGCTTCAACACCGTATAAAGAGAGCGTGTCGATAATGGCTTGCTCGATTAAAGAGACCAACGCTCGAGCCCCCATATTACGACGCTTAATATCAACCATAATATAGGCAATTAGTTGACCAGGGCCGTGATAAGTGACCTGACCGCCTCTATCCACTTGTACCACAGGAATGTCGCCTGGAAATAAAACATGCTCTGCTTTACCTGCTTGGCCCTGGGTAAATACGGGCGGGTGCTGCAATAGCCATATCTCATCCGTTGTACTATCGTCTCGCCCATCGGTAAAGGCTTTCATTGCCTCCCACGCGAGAGTATATTCGGTGACGCCCAGCACTCTAACCATAAGCGCTTGGGTAACCTTCGTCAGTGGTTGCGAATCGGGCGCGTCAGAGTACATACCGAAACCCTAAATAACCATGGTTACGCGGCCACTAGCTTTCAAATCTTCAAACAGATTTTCTAGCTGATCTTTGCCTGTTGCAACAATGCTTAGTCTCACCGATACAAACTTCCCGTTTCGGCTAGCGTTGATATCTACACATTCTGCATCCAAATCTGGCGCATGAACGGAAATAGTTTTTATCACAAACTCTTTAAAATCTGGAGCGGCCTTGCCAATCACCTTGATCGGATAATCACAAGGGAACTCAATTTTTGGAGGTTCAGGCTGACTCATATTACTACACCTATCTTAACTGTATCATGAGCATGTAAACTCATATAAATCAATATGTTTGCTGTATTCGCTTAACTAAAAACGCACTAAATCGAGCGCTAGTAAAGTCAAACATTCGCTTCACGAAACACTCGCTTTTTGTTGGCTTGATAGTGTTCTGCCATCAACTGCCATAGTGCTCCCGGTTCTCCATTGCCAACGGGACGACTATTTAACTCAACCACTGGCAGAATTTCACGAGTCGAACTACTGATCCAGACTTCATCCGCCTGCTCAAGAAACTCTTGCGTCATCGCTATTTCTTGCAATGGCATATGGTGATCCTGCGCGAGTCCAATAATAATATCACGGGTAATCCCACCCAAAATATGATCATCTTTTATCGGGGTGTAGATTGTACCATTTTTAACAGCAAAGACATTGGCCGCTGCGCACTCTGTAATATGACCATCTCGCACCAAAATAGCTTCTTGGGCGCCTGAGTCAGCAGCTTGTTGTTTTAATAGAATATTCGGTAGCAGCGCGATTGATTTAATATCACACCGACTCCAGCGAGTGTCTGGGATGGTCATCGCCGTAATCCCCTTAGCTTTTGTCGCATCAGCAGCCAGGGGCGGCGTAATAGGGCTCACCATGGCAAAAATAGTCGGTGAGATCTCGTCAGGAAAGGCATGATTACGAGTTTCGTACGCTCCCCGGGTAATTTGAAGATATACCGACAGGTCACCACCACCATTCTTAACAACTAACTGCTGTAGCAACGCCTCCCACTCTGCAGTAGTGGTACTTAGTGGAATGCGCACAGCCTCAAGGCTACGCTGTAGTCGGATTAAGTGCCCCTCTAAACCAAACGGCTCACCGCTATAATAGGGTATGACTTCGTAAACACCATCAGCAAAGAGAAACCCTCGATCAAGGGGAGAGATACGAGCCTCTTCCAGCGGTAAAAATGAACCATTCAAAAACGCAATACTCATAAGCAGCACCCTTTAATACGATAATCATTCATACAGCCCCCACATTTAAAACAAAAAGAGAGACCCGAAGGTCCCTCTTTTGGTGAATCAAACAGGCTTGCAACTTAAAACTATGAGAAAAGGCCAATAAAGAACAGCTTAATCAGATCCCATATACGCTTGAAGAAGCCACCCTCCTCTACAGGTTGCAGCGCTATCAATGGTTCATCAACCACTAATTCGC
This genomic window from Alkalimarinus sediminis contains:
- a CDS encoding D-amino acid aminotransferase, encoding MSIAFLNGSFLPLEEARISPLDRGFLFADGVYEVIPYYSGEPFGLEGHLIRLQRSLEAVRIPLSTTTAEWEALLQQLVVKNGGGDLSVYLQITRGAYETRNHAFPDEISPTIFAMVSPITPPLAADATKAKGITAMTIPDTRWSRCDIKSIALLPNILLKQQAADSGAQEAILVRDGHITECAAANVFAVKNGTIYTPIKDDHILGGITRDIIIGLAQDHHMPLQEIAMTQEFLEQADEVWISSSTREILPVVELNSRPVGNGEPGALWQLMAEHYQANKKRVFREANV
- the lipA gene encoding lipoyl synthase yields the protein MKESDNSTGTEKAEAAKSRRVETGVKLRGAEKVARIPVKVIATDKMPRKPDWIRVRVPATPKIDNIKKKLRKHKLHTVCEEASCPNLGECFGGGTATFMIMGDICTRRCPFCDVAHGRPKPLDQNEPAQLAEAIADMGLRYVVITSVDRDDLRDGGAGHFVDCIRETRILSPKIEIEVLVPDFRGRMDIALDILQQTPPDVFNHNLETVPSLYRKVRPGSDYEWSLKLLKEYKARAPQVLTKSGLMLGIGEDIAEVEQVMEDLRRHDVDMLTLGQYLQPSKDHLKLERFVTPAEFDALAEKGRAMGFKHVASGPMVRSSYHADKQAHGEKVS
- a CDS encoding YbeD family protein — translated: MSQPEPPKIEFPCDYPIKVIGKAAPDFKEFVIKTISVHAPDLDAECVDINASRNGKFVSVRLSIVATGKDQLENLFEDLKASGRVTMVI
- the lipB gene encoding lipoyl(octanoyl) transferase LipB, which encodes MYSDAPDSQPLTKVTQALMVRVLGVTEYTLAWEAMKAFTDGRDDSTTDEIWLLQHPPVFTQGQAGKAEHVLFPGDIPVVQVDRGGQVTYHGPGQLIAYIMVDIKRRNMGARALVSLIEQAIIDTLSLYGVEAAARKDAPGVYVGEAKIASLGLRIRKGRSFHGLSLNIDMDLEPFSRINPCGYQGMEIVQLKGLNQQTLEQYYSPSDACPLLIDDVAEKLQSKLTEAFGYQAVNVTHELPEF